One window of Quercus robur chromosome 12, dhQueRobu3.1, whole genome shotgun sequence genomic DNA carries:
- the LOC126709226 gene encoding nudix hydrolase 8 isoform X1 gives MALIINFISVSLPEFVLSANLAHYVCFCLPLHFQVFHFHHASSNDDEFHVLFLFLSDTCYGNLVSVSQIVHLGRTYSSPFLNFKNIIGVKFSPQICACKGIVLKVTCASTSDNTYLPEKAIGSIGQGKLSLSYRINGTNGTSSRLCCSDNRVLHAFDDEYGGVIVDPERLPANPNAFVSVLHASLSHWKKMGKKGVWLKLPVERSELVPIAVKEGFQYHHAERGYLMLTYWIPEGPCMLPDNASHQVGVGGFVVNEKNEVLVVQEKHCAAASVGLWKIPTGFVLESEEIFSGAIREVKEETGIDTEFVEVIAFRHAHNVAFEKSDLFFICMLRPLSTQIIIDDLEIQAAKWMPLIDFVEQPLIQEDCMFKKIIDICIARLGEHYCGLSAHKMVSKFDGKLSSLYYNVVQNQDFNCGAS, from the exons ATGGCCCTAATTATCAACTTTATCAGTGTGTCTCTACCTGAGTTTGTGCTAAGTGCTAACTTAGCTCATTACGTTTGTTTCTGTCTCCCATTACATTTCCAAGTCTTTCACTTTCATCATGCAAGCTCGAATGACGATGAATTCCATGttcttttcttgttcttgaGCGATACGTGTTATGGGAATCttg TGTCTGTGTCTCAGATAGTCCATCTGGGAAGAACATACTCGAGCCcctttttgaatttcaagaatataATTGGTGTTAAGTTCTCTCCACAAATCTGTGCTTGCAAAG gaatagTTCTGAAAGTTACTTGTGCAAGTACTTCAGATAACACATATCTGCCAGAAAAGGCCATTGGTTCGATTGGTCAAGGAAAACTTTCATTGTCCTATCGGATCAATGGAACAAATGGGACAAGCTCAAGACTGTGTTGTAGTGATAACAGAGTACTTCATGCATTTGATGACGAGTATGGGGGAGTTATAGTTGATCCAGAAAGATTACCAGCTAACCCAAATGCCTTTGTTTCTGTACTTCATGCTTCTCTTTCTCATTGGAAAAAGATG GGGAAGAAGGGAGTTTGGCTTAAGTTGCCAGTGGAACGATCTGAGCTTGTTCCAATTGCTGTAAAG GAAGGTTTCCAATACCACCATGCAGAGCGAGGATATTTGATGTTAACATACTGGATACCTGAAGGACCTTGCATGCTTCCTGATAATGCATCACATCAAGTAGGGGTTGGAGGATTTGttgttaatgaaaaaaatgag GTTCTCGTAGTTCAAGAGAAACACTGTGCTGCAGCATCTGTTGGCCTTTGGAAAATTCCAACTGGTTTTGTTCTTGAG TCAGAGGAGATATTTTCAGGAGCTATTAGAGAAGTCAAGGAGGAAACGGGG ATTGATACTGAGTTTGTTGAAGTTATAGCATTCAG GCATGCTCACAATGTGGCTTTTGAAAAGTCAGATTTGTTCTTTATCTGCATGCTGAGACCCCTATCTACTCAGATCATAATCGATGATCTTGAAATTCAAGCAGCAAAG TGGATGCCCCTAATTGACTTTGTGGAGCAACCACTTATCCAAGAAGACTGCATGTTCAAGAAAATTATTGATATATGCATTGCTCGGCTAGGGGAGCATTATTGTGGCTTATCTGCTCATAAAATGGTCTCAAAATTTGATGGCAAGTTATCTTCCCTGTACTACAATGTTGTTCAAAATCAAGATTTCAACTGTGGTGCCAGTTAA
- the LOC126709226 gene encoding nudix hydrolase 8 isoform X4 has product MGILIVHLGRTYSSPFLNFKNIIGVKFSPQICACKGIVLKVTCASTSDNTYLPEKAIGSIGQGKLSLSYRINGTNGTSSRLCCSDNRVLHAFDDEYGGVIVDPERLPANPNAFVSVLHASLSHWKKMGKKGVWLKLPVERSELVPIAVKEGFQYHHAERGYLMLTYWIPEGPCMLPDNASHQVGVGGFVVNEKNEVLVVQEKHCAAASVGLWKIPTGFVLESEEIFSGAIREVKEETGIDTEFVEVIAFRHAHNVAFEKSDLFFICMLRPLSTQIIIDDLEIQAAKWMPLIDFVEQPLIQEDCMFKKIIDICIARLGEHYCGLSAHKMVSKFDGKLSSLYYNVVQNQDFNCGAS; this is encoded by the exons ATGGGAATCttg ATAGTCCATCTGGGAAGAACATACTCGAGCCcctttttgaatttcaagaatataATTGGTGTTAAGTTCTCTCCACAAATCTGTGCTTGCAAAG gaatagTTCTGAAAGTTACTTGTGCAAGTACTTCAGATAACACATATCTGCCAGAAAAGGCCATTGGTTCGATTGGTCAAGGAAAACTTTCATTGTCCTATCGGATCAATGGAACAAATGGGACAAGCTCAAGACTGTGTTGTAGTGATAACAGAGTACTTCATGCATTTGATGACGAGTATGGGGGAGTTATAGTTGATCCAGAAAGATTACCAGCTAACCCAAATGCCTTTGTTTCTGTACTTCATGCTTCTCTTTCTCATTGGAAAAAGATG GGGAAGAAGGGAGTTTGGCTTAAGTTGCCAGTGGAACGATCTGAGCTTGTTCCAATTGCTGTAAAG GAAGGTTTCCAATACCACCATGCAGAGCGAGGATATTTGATGTTAACATACTGGATACCTGAAGGACCTTGCATGCTTCCTGATAATGCATCACATCAAGTAGGGGTTGGAGGATTTGttgttaatgaaaaaaatgag GTTCTCGTAGTTCAAGAGAAACACTGTGCTGCAGCATCTGTTGGCCTTTGGAAAATTCCAACTGGTTTTGTTCTTGAG TCAGAGGAGATATTTTCAGGAGCTATTAGAGAAGTCAAGGAGGAAACGGGG ATTGATACTGAGTTTGTTGAAGTTATAGCATTCAG GCATGCTCACAATGTGGCTTTTGAAAAGTCAGATTTGTTCTTTATCTGCATGCTGAGACCCCTATCTACTCAGATCATAATCGATGATCTTGAAATTCAAGCAGCAAAG TGGATGCCCCTAATTGACTTTGTGGAGCAACCACTTATCCAAGAAGACTGCATGTTCAAGAAAATTATTGATATATGCATTGCTCGGCTAGGGGAGCATTATTGTGGCTTATCTGCTCATAAAATGGTCTCAAAATTTGATGGCAAGTTATCTTCCCTGTACTACAATGTTGTTCAAAATCAAGATTTCAACTGTGGTGCCAGTTAA
- the LOC126709226 gene encoding nudix hydrolase 8 isoform X2: MALIINFISVSLPEFVLSANLAHYVCFCLPLHFQVFHFHHASSNDDEFHVLFLFLSDTCYGNLVSVSQIVHLGRTYSSPFLNFKNIIGVKFSPQICACKGIVLKVTCASTSDNTYLPEKAIGSIGQGKLSLSYRINGTNGTSSRLCCSDNRVLHAFDDEYGGVIVDPERLPANPNAFVSVLHASLSHWKKMGKKGVWLKLPVERSELVPIAVKVLVVQEKHCAAASVGLWKIPTGFVLESEEIFSGAIREVKEETGIDTEFVEVIAFRHAHNVAFEKSDLFFICMLRPLSTQIIIDDLEIQAAKWMPLIDFVEQPLIQEDCMFKKIIDICIARLGEHYCGLSAHKMVSKFDGKLSSLYYNVVQNQDFNCGAS, from the exons ATGGCCCTAATTATCAACTTTATCAGTGTGTCTCTACCTGAGTTTGTGCTAAGTGCTAACTTAGCTCATTACGTTTGTTTCTGTCTCCCATTACATTTCCAAGTCTTTCACTTTCATCATGCAAGCTCGAATGACGATGAATTCCATGttcttttcttgttcttgaGCGATACGTGTTATGGGAATCttg TGTCTGTGTCTCAGATAGTCCATCTGGGAAGAACATACTCGAGCCcctttttgaatttcaagaatataATTGGTGTTAAGTTCTCTCCACAAATCTGTGCTTGCAAAG gaatagTTCTGAAAGTTACTTGTGCAAGTACTTCAGATAACACATATCTGCCAGAAAAGGCCATTGGTTCGATTGGTCAAGGAAAACTTTCATTGTCCTATCGGATCAATGGAACAAATGGGACAAGCTCAAGACTGTGTTGTAGTGATAACAGAGTACTTCATGCATTTGATGACGAGTATGGGGGAGTTATAGTTGATCCAGAAAGATTACCAGCTAACCCAAATGCCTTTGTTTCTGTACTTCATGCTTCTCTTTCTCATTGGAAAAAGATG GGGAAGAAGGGAGTTTGGCTTAAGTTGCCAGTGGAACGATCTGAGCTTGTTCCAATTGCTGTAAAG GTTCTCGTAGTTCAAGAGAAACACTGTGCTGCAGCATCTGTTGGCCTTTGGAAAATTCCAACTGGTTTTGTTCTTGAG TCAGAGGAGATATTTTCAGGAGCTATTAGAGAAGTCAAGGAGGAAACGGGG ATTGATACTGAGTTTGTTGAAGTTATAGCATTCAG GCATGCTCACAATGTGGCTTTTGAAAAGTCAGATTTGTTCTTTATCTGCATGCTGAGACCCCTATCTACTCAGATCATAATCGATGATCTTGAAATTCAAGCAGCAAAG TGGATGCCCCTAATTGACTTTGTGGAGCAACCACTTATCCAAGAAGACTGCATGTTCAAGAAAATTATTGATATATGCATTGCTCGGCTAGGGGAGCATTATTGTGGCTTATCTGCTCATAAAATGGTCTCAAAATTTGATGGCAAGTTATCTTCCCTGTACTACAATGTTGTTCAAAATCAAGATTTCAACTGTGGTGCCAGTTAA
- the LOC126709226 gene encoding nudix hydrolase 8 isoform X3 produces the protein MEMKLFESKSVSVSQIVHLGRTYSSPFLNFKNIIGVKFSPQICACKGIVLKVTCASTSDNTYLPEKAIGSIGQGKLSLSYRINGTNGTSSRLCCSDNRVLHAFDDEYGGVIVDPERLPANPNAFVSVLHASLSHWKKMGKKGVWLKLPVERSELVPIAVKEGFQYHHAERGYLMLTYWIPEGPCMLPDNASHQVGVGGFVVNEKNEVLVVQEKHCAAASVGLWKIPTGFVLESEEIFSGAIREVKEETGIDTEFVEVIAFRHAHNVAFEKSDLFFICMLRPLSTQIIIDDLEIQAAKWMPLIDFVEQPLIQEDCMFKKIIDICIARLGEHYCGLSAHKMVSKFDGKLSSLYYNVVQNQDFNCGAS, from the exons ATGGAGATGAAATTGTTTGAATCCAAATCAGTGTCTGTGTCTCAGATAGTCCATCTGGGAAGAACATACTCGAGCCcctttttgaatttcaagaatataATTGGTGTTAAGTTCTCTCCACAAATCTGTGCTTGCAAAG gaatagTTCTGAAAGTTACTTGTGCAAGTACTTCAGATAACACATATCTGCCAGAAAAGGCCATTGGTTCGATTGGTCAAGGAAAACTTTCATTGTCCTATCGGATCAATGGAACAAATGGGACAAGCTCAAGACTGTGTTGTAGTGATAACAGAGTACTTCATGCATTTGATGACGAGTATGGGGGAGTTATAGTTGATCCAGAAAGATTACCAGCTAACCCAAATGCCTTTGTTTCTGTACTTCATGCTTCTCTTTCTCATTGGAAAAAGATG GGGAAGAAGGGAGTTTGGCTTAAGTTGCCAGTGGAACGATCTGAGCTTGTTCCAATTGCTGTAAAG GAAGGTTTCCAATACCACCATGCAGAGCGAGGATATTTGATGTTAACATACTGGATACCTGAAGGACCTTGCATGCTTCCTGATAATGCATCACATCAAGTAGGGGTTGGAGGATTTGttgttaatgaaaaaaatgag GTTCTCGTAGTTCAAGAGAAACACTGTGCTGCAGCATCTGTTGGCCTTTGGAAAATTCCAACTGGTTTTGTTCTTGAG TCAGAGGAGATATTTTCAGGAGCTATTAGAGAAGTCAAGGAGGAAACGGGG ATTGATACTGAGTTTGTTGAAGTTATAGCATTCAG GCATGCTCACAATGTGGCTTTTGAAAAGTCAGATTTGTTCTTTATCTGCATGCTGAGACCCCTATCTACTCAGATCATAATCGATGATCTTGAAATTCAAGCAGCAAAG TGGATGCCCCTAATTGACTTTGTGGAGCAACCACTTATCCAAGAAGACTGCATGTTCAAGAAAATTATTGATATATGCATTGCTCGGCTAGGGGAGCATTATTGTGGCTTATCTGCTCATAAAATGGTCTCAAAATTTGATGGCAAGTTATCTTCCCTGTACTACAATGTTGTTCAAAATCAAGATTTCAACTGTGGTGCCAGTTAA